From a single Capsicum annuum cultivar UCD-10X-F1 chromosome 12, UCD10Xv1.1, whole genome shotgun sequence genomic region:
- the LOC107851342 gene encoding photosynthetic NDH subunit of lumenal location 4, chloroplastic gives MSVSSLSFTPPKLQTLQTFTTKPTTAATLKACSSHQSTPSINKKQIFQVGVGILAASIVSSAPLNADATRIEYYATTAEPTCEFNYVHSGLGYCDLAVGSGEEAPYNQLVNIHYTARFADGIVFDSSYKRGRALTMRLGMGKVIKGLDQGILGGEGVPPMLVGGKRKLQIPPHLAYGPEPAGCFSGDCNIPGNATLVYDIKFVDIYSGNRK, from the exons ATGTCTGTCTCTTCACTATCCTTTACGCCCCCTAAGCTTCAAACACTTCAAACCTTCACTACAAAACCCACCACTGCAGCTACTTTAAAGGCTTGTTCTTCACACCAATCAACTCCTTCTATCAACAAGAAGCAAATTTTCCAAGTAGGTGTTGGAATTTTGGCTGCTTCAATAGTGTCTTCAGCACCTTTAAATGCTGATGCTACTAGAATTGAATACTATGCTACTACTGCTGAGCCTACTTGTGAGTTCAATTATGTCCACTCTGGACTTGGGTATTGTGACCTTGCTGTTGGGTCTGGTGAAGAAGCTCCATATAATCAGCTCGTCAAT ATTCACTATACTGCAAGGTTTGCGGATGGTATAGTTTTTGACAGCAGCTATAAGCGTGGCCGAGCCCTGACCATGCGCCTCGGCATGGGTAAG GTGATCAAAGGATTAGATCAGGGAATCTTGGGAGGTGAAGGGGTACCACCAATGCTAGTAG GTGGAAAACGTAAGCTTCAGATTCCTCCACATTTGGCATATGGACCAGAACCAGCAGGCTGCTTTTCAG GGGACTGCAATATTCCTGGAAATGCAACACTTGTATATGACATCAAGTTCGTTGATATTTACTCGGGAAATAGGAAATGA